A portion of the Simkania negevensis Z genome contains these proteins:
- a CDS encoding DUF5677 domain-containing protein → MFFPMLVAAHSYTEGIFCLCQENRSPPSTVLLRSLCENLINARFLFCNRRKHTHVCYLDSLLERKKQLEHALKFLKRNPHRMAETNVSIKEVEKTLKKIATQEKKVRTKIEKFPGVLILGTQGRAHHVDKHNTDKQIESISLEWLYIFIFRNLSASTHMKSLDFKRYFKKEETEIVVFLSGNSDETKEMAALADYFYKELLRTFLKLFKSPLLSEFEKSYRT, encoded by the coding sequence GTGTTTTTCCCCATGCTTGTAGCTGCACATAGTTATACAGAAGGAATTTTTTGCTTATGCCAGGAAAATAGATCTCCTCCCAGCACTGTTCTCTTACGCTCGCTTTGTGAGAACCTCATAAACGCAAGATTCTTGTTTTGCAATAGAAGAAAACATACGCATGTCTGCTATCTAGATAGCCTATTGGAAAGGAAAAAGCAGCTTGAACATGCTCTAAAATTTTTAAAGCGTAATCCTCATCGTATGGCTGAAACCAATGTGTCCATAAAAGAAGTGGAAAAAACTCTGAAAAAGATAGCTACTCAAGAGAAAAAAGTAAGAACAAAAATCGAAAAATTTCCTGGAGTTCTGATCTTAGGCACGCAAGGGCGAGCGCACCATGTAGACAAGCACAATACCGATAAGCAGATCGAATCGATTTCATTAGAATGGCTCTACATTTTCATATTTAGAAATTTAAGTGCATCTACTCACATGAAATCTCTCGACTTTAAAAGGTATTTCAAGAAAGAGGAGACTGAAATTGTGGTGTTTTTAAGTGGAAATTCTGATGAAACTAAAGAAATGGCGGCCCTCGCTGACTATTTTTATAAAGAACTCCTTCGAACATTTCTGAAACTGTTCAAAAGTCCTTTACTTTCAGAATTTGAGAAATCTTACCGTACCTAA
- the ileS gene encoding isoleucine--tRNA ligase — translation MFENRKESFPEREERILEGWLKNKVFQASLKQREKRPLFAFYDGPPFATGLPHYGHMLAGTIKDVVLRYKTMKGYYVPRRFGWDCHGLPVENEIETTYELSKGTSIEQFGIAKFNEECRSIVLRYTKEWERTVNRMGRWIEFKNPYRTMDPTFMETIWWVFGQLWDKDLVYEGFKVMPFSAQLGTPLSNFEANLNYRDVDDPSLIVKFPLVDEPNTFLLVWTTTPWTLPSNLAVTVNDTITYVKVKDKATGDHYVVSKGRLQAYFKDEATYEVVETFKGGKLKGKRYHPLFDYFVNQASPNAFTVIEDAFVEEEDGTGIVHTAPAFGEADFFVCKKEGIELVCPVDQHGKFTNEVPEYEGQFVKDADKDIIRRLKEKKLIFHHGQIRHRYPFCWRSDTPLIYKAVHTWFVSVETIKDRLVEMNKQIHWVPGHIKDGRFGKWLENARDWAISRNRYWGTPIPVWRSNDGDCVVITSIKELEKRTGKKIDDLHRHHIDQLTFEEHGKVYMRIPEVFDCWFESGSMPYAQNHFPFENEKETMDAFPADFIAEGLDQTRCWFYTLNILSTALFDKPAFKNVIVNGIVLAEDGAKMSKRLRNYPDPEIVFNKYGADAVRLYLLHSPAVQADDLRFSEKGVELVLRQFLIPLWNSYIFLATYADIYKWKPSEQTFNVPKADIDRWILSLLQKLVRDVEEGMDDYALSRAVDPFVDFIDQLTNWYIRRCRNRFWADEDTPDRREAFETLHTVLKELSKIAASYVPFISDAIFQNLRTKQDPESVHLADFPTYNSSLRDEKLEKEMGLVQAAVSMGHALRKEHKLKVRQPLGKAHLVSADEETLRLLQGQQQLVMEELNVKGIQFHSKETEFVSLSIKPNFRTLGKRLGPLMKLMTGVVDSFDDAQVKTLLGGGEVAVYLEGESITLTSDDVLIERQVKEGMVAATKEDVTIALDTSLTPELLEEGLMREIVNKLNTQRRSEGLEVTDRIRIRIDSTPKVKSCFEKFSEIISHEVLASQVLFEKTEGTEWDLNGEKAIIHIEKVKK, via the coding sequence ATGTTTGAAAATCGAAAAGAAAGCTTTCCTGAGAGAGAAGAAAGAATCCTCGAAGGATGGCTCAAAAATAAAGTCTTTCAGGCTTCTTTGAAGCAAAGAGAAAAAAGGCCCCTATTTGCCTTTTACGATGGTCCTCCCTTTGCGACAGGGTTGCCTCACTATGGCCATATGCTAGCAGGAACGATCAAAGATGTCGTTCTCCGCTACAAGACCATGAAAGGGTACTATGTTCCCAGGCGTTTTGGTTGGGACTGCCACGGCTTACCAGTCGAAAATGAAATCGAAACCACTTATGAACTGTCTAAAGGGACCTCGATCGAACAGTTTGGGATTGCCAAATTCAACGAAGAGTGTCGCAGTATTGTCCTGCGCTACACCAAGGAGTGGGAAAGGACTGTCAACCGCATGGGTCGCTGGATCGAGTTTAAAAATCCCTATCGAACGATGGACCCCACATTTATGGAGACCATTTGGTGGGTTTTTGGGCAACTGTGGGATAAAGATCTGGTTTATGAAGGCTTTAAAGTCATGCCGTTTTCAGCGCAACTTGGGACGCCTCTCTCGAATTTCGAAGCAAACTTGAACTACCGCGACGTGGACGATCCATCTCTTATCGTGAAATTTCCCCTTGTGGATGAGCCTAACACTTTTTTACTCGTGTGGACGACGACTCCTTGGACATTGCCGTCTAACTTAGCTGTGACCGTCAATGATACCATCACTTACGTTAAGGTGAAGGACAAAGCAACAGGCGACCATTACGTGGTATCGAAAGGGCGTTTACAGGCCTACTTTAAAGATGAAGCAACTTATGAAGTTGTCGAAACATTTAAAGGCGGTAAGCTCAAAGGCAAGCGGTACCATCCTCTATTTGATTATTTTGTCAATCAAGCAAGTCCCAATGCGTTTACCGTTATTGAAGATGCTTTTGTCGAAGAAGAAGATGGAACTGGAATTGTTCACACGGCACCAGCCTTTGGCGAAGCAGACTTTTTTGTCTGTAAAAAAGAAGGGATAGAACTCGTTTGCCCAGTTGATCAACATGGAAAGTTCACAAACGAGGTTCCCGAATACGAAGGGCAGTTTGTAAAAGATGCAGATAAAGATATCATTCGCCGGTTAAAAGAGAAAAAGCTCATCTTTCATCATGGTCAAATCCGCCACCGCTATCCCTTTTGCTGGCGCTCAGACACTCCTTTAATTTACAAAGCTGTCCACACTTGGTTTGTCAGTGTGGAAACCATTAAAGATCGCCTCGTTGAAATGAACAAGCAGATTCATTGGGTGCCAGGCCACATTAAAGATGGCCGCTTTGGAAAGTGGCTTGAAAATGCCCGTGATTGGGCAATTAGCCGCAATCGGTATTGGGGTACACCTATTCCTGTTTGGCGTAGCAATGATGGGGATTGCGTTGTGATTACAAGTATCAAAGAGCTTGAAAAACGGACAGGAAAGAAGATTGATGACTTGCATCGCCATCACATCGATCAATTGACGTTTGAAGAGCATGGTAAAGTATACATGCGTATTCCTGAAGTGTTTGATTGCTGGTTTGAATCTGGATCAATGCCGTATGCACAAAATCACTTTCCGTTTGAAAATGAAAAAGAGACGATGGATGCTTTTCCTGCAGACTTTATTGCGGAAGGGCTCGATCAAACCCGCTGCTGGTTTTACACACTCAATATTCTCTCGACTGCACTTTTCGATAAACCTGCTTTTAAAAATGTCATTGTAAACGGGATTGTTTTAGCCGAAGATGGGGCTAAAATGTCAAAGCGACTTCGCAATTATCCCGACCCAGAAATCGTCTTCAATAAGTATGGAGCCGATGCAGTCCGCCTCTACTTGCTCCACAGCCCAGCTGTTCAAGCAGATGATTTGCGCTTTAGTGAAAAAGGGGTCGAACTTGTCTTACGGCAATTCCTCATTCCGCTTTGGAACTCCTATATCTTTTTGGCAACCTATGCAGATATTTACAAGTGGAAACCGTCAGAGCAGACGTTTAATGTTCCCAAGGCTGATATCGACAGGTGGATTTTGTCACTCTTGCAAAAGCTCGTTCGCGATGTGGAAGAGGGGATGGATGATTATGCTTTAAGTCGCGCCGTCGATCCGTTTGTCGACTTTATCGATCAGTTGACCAATTGGTACATACGGCGGTGCCGAAACCGTTTTTGGGCAGATGAAGATACCCCAGACCGACGTGAGGCATTTGAAACGCTCCATACGGTTCTCAAGGAGCTATCCAAAATTGCAGCTTCTTATGTGCCCTTTATTAGTGATGCTATCTTCCAAAACTTGAGAACGAAACAAGATCCCGAATCTGTCCATCTTGCAGATTTTCCTACTTACAATAGCTCACTGCGAGATGAGAAATTGGAAAAAGAGATGGGCCTTGTTCAAGCAGCTGTCAGCATGGGACATGCCTTGAGGAAAGAGCACAAGTTAAAAGTGCGTCAGCCTCTCGGCAAAGCTCACCTTGTTTCTGCTGATGAAGAAACATTGCGTCTATTACAAGGACAGCAGCAGCTCGTTATGGAAGAGCTCAATGTGAAAGGGATTCAGTTTCATTCCAAGGAAACCGAATTTGTCTCACTTAGCATTAAGCCTAACTTCCGCACTTTAGGAAAACGGCTTGGTCCCTTGATGAAACTCATGACAGGAGTTGTTGACAGCTTTGATGACGCTCAAGTCAAAACGTTACTTGGTGGGGGTGAAGTCGCAGTTTATTTGGAAGGAGAATCAATAACCCTTACTTCTGATGATGTTCTCATTGAGCGTCAAGTGAAAGAGGGAATGGTAGCCGCCACAAAAGAAGATGTGACCATTGCCCTTGATACCAGTTTAACTCCCGAGCTTCTTGAAGAAGGATTGATGCGTGAGATTGTAAACAAACTCAACACACAGCGACGTAGTGAAGGATTAGAAGTGACGGATCGCATCCGCATCCGCATCGATTCGACACCTAAAGTGAAAAGCTGTTTTGAGAAGTTTTCAGAGATCATCTCCCACGAAGTACTGGCATCCCAGGTTTTGTTTGAAAAGACAGAAGGGACGGAGTGGGATCTCAATGGGGAAAAGGCCATCATTCACATTGAAAAGGTTAAAAAATGA
- a CDS encoding aminoglycoside phosphotransferase family protein, with amino-acid sequence MLEKRTSSDQAIIHCLSANYGIDVATLTFLPWGADTNASVYKAQTPNQESYFIKLKQGHRHEIGIEIVELLHRAGIRQMIPPVKTIHNKLTHQVDDCTLIVYPFVDGQDGFTRSLTDDQWTALGKVLRQVHEVEIPSSLQNQIRQETYLAKWRDVVRAIYVYIEDKLITDEVGLKLQKFMKENMPAIRRLVERAEQLGKKLQDQSSKFVLCHSDIHAGNILLNGDHKMYILDWDEPILAPKERDLMFIGGGVGNVWNRPHEEKLFYQGYGQAEVDPTILTYYRHERIVEDIAIYSREILLTPGRSKERLEMYGHLIDQFAPRGVVEIAFETDANYTVRKK; translated from the coding sequence ATGCTAGAAAAACGCACCTCTTCAGACCAAGCCATCATTCATTGTCTTAGCGCTAATTATGGCATTGATGTCGCAACTCTTACATTTCTTCCTTGGGGAGCAGACACGAATGCCTCTGTCTATAAAGCTCAGACACCTAACCAAGAGTCTTATTTTATCAAGCTCAAGCAAGGGCACCGGCATGAGATCGGCATTGAAATCGTAGAGCTTTTACATCGGGCTGGGATTCGACAAATGATTCCCCCTGTTAAAACAATTCACAACAAGCTCACTCATCAAGTTGATGATTGTACTCTCATTGTCTACCCCTTTGTGGACGGGCAAGACGGATTCACCCGCAGCCTAACAGATGATCAATGGACAGCTCTTGGCAAAGTGCTAAGACAGGTTCACGAAGTTGAAATCCCTTCCTCCCTCCAAAACCAAATCCGGCAAGAGACTTACTTAGCAAAGTGGCGCGATGTCGTTCGAGCGATCTACGTGTATATTGAAGATAAACTCATCACCGATGAGGTCGGTCTAAAACTGCAAAAATTTATGAAAGAGAACATGCCAGCCATTCGCCGCCTCGTAGAGCGCGCCGAGCAATTAGGAAAAAAACTCCAGGATCAATCATCCAAATTTGTCTTGTGTCATTCAGATATTCATGCTGGGAATATCCTCCTGAATGGAGATCATAAAATGTACATCTTGGATTGGGATGAGCCTATCCTAGCCCCAAAGGAACGGGATCTCATGTTTATTGGGGGCGGTGTTGGAAATGTTTGGAATCGACCGCATGAGGAAAAGCTTTTTTACCAAGGATACGGTCAGGCGGAAGTTGACCCGACAATCCTCACTTATTACCGCCATGAACGGATCGTAGAAGACATTGCTATCTATAGTCGAGAGATACTTTTAACTCCGGGCAGAAGCAAAGAAAGACTTGAGATGTACGGACACCTCATAGACCAGTTTGCCCCTCGAGGCGTGGTAGAAATTGCTTTCGAAACAGACGCAAATTACACCGTTCGTAAAAAATAA
- a CDS encoding zinc ribbon domain-containing protein YjdM: MEKIPNCEKCGSEFTYENGTLYICPECGHEWVKDPNSQESQQQQVVRDAHGNVLNEGDSVVIVKDLKVKGASSALKVGMKVKNIHLVEEVDGHNIEAKIKGFGSIMLKSEFVKKSN; encoded by the coding sequence ATGGAAAAAATACCAAATTGTGAGAAGTGTGGCAGTGAATTTACTTATGAAAATGGAACTCTCTATATTTGTCCTGAGTGTGGCCATGAATGGGTGAAGGATCCCAATTCTCAAGAGAGTCAACAGCAGCAAGTCGTAAGAGATGCTCATGGTAATGTTCTAAATGAAGGCGATAGCGTTGTCATCGTCAAAGATCTCAAAGTCAAAGGAGCATCTTCGGCCCTTAAGGTGGGAATGAAAGTTAAGAATATTCATTTAGTCGAAGAGGTTGATGGGCATAATATTGAAGCGAAAATCAAAGGCTTTGGATCGATCATGTTGAAGTCCGAATTTGTAAAAAAATCCAATTAG
- a CDS encoding metallophosphoesterase produces MKTLIIADLHNKIDWVEKCIKAVKPDQTVFLGDYFDSFDETVECTKRTAYWLNQSLHEPKRVHLLGNHDMPYRFPMSSTLLCPGFTHEKSEIINEILDSGASWDMTKSFHWAQGYLMSHAGIHQNLLHPIKGFDLEDLSRLEKESFLKCYADMGTPLFGCGYSRGGNYPCGGITWQDFDMDFSPIEGVNQIVGHTPHTHVKVKLLLEDGEGIDEGVIECYWDKYLLDYEKVVKKSLNFALDTHRQHYVILEDGKVQVMKNIFAKMQDFSE; encoded by the coding sequence ATGAAAACACTCATTATTGCCGACTTACATAATAAAATTGATTGGGTTGAAAAGTGTATCAAAGCTGTTAAGCCTGATCAGACCGTATTTTTGGGTGATTATTTTGATAGCTTTGATGAGACAGTGGAATGCACCAAGCGTACTGCCTATTGGTTGAATCAATCGCTCCATGAGCCTAAGCGTGTGCATCTGCTAGGAAATCACGATATGCCTTATCGATTTCCGATGAGTTCTACACTTTTGTGCCCAGGATTCACCCACGAAAAGTCGGAGATTATTAATGAGATTCTTGACTCGGGCGCTAGTTGGGACATGACGAAATCGTTTCATTGGGCCCAGGGCTATTTAATGAGTCATGCTGGAATTCATCAGAACCTGCTCCATCCTATCAAAGGTTTTGATTTGGAGGATTTAAGCAGACTCGAAAAAGAGTCATTTCTAAAATGCTATGCAGACATGGGGACTCCGCTGTTTGGATGCGGCTATAGCCGAGGAGGCAATTACCCTTGTGGAGGCATTACATGGCAAGACTTTGATATGGATTTTTCTCCCATAGAAGGGGTGAACCAAATTGTTGGGCACACCCCCCATACTCATGTGAAGGTTAAACTCCTTTTGGAAGATGGTGAAGGGATTGATGAGGGTGTCATTGAGTGTTATTGGGATAAATATCTCTTGGATTATGAAAAAGTAGTTAAGAAAAGCCTGAATTTTGCCCTTGATACCCATCGACAACATTATGTCATTCTTGAAGATGGGAAAGTTCAAGTTATGAAAAATATCTTCGCAAAGATGCAAGATTTTTCAGAGTAA
- a CDS encoding S66 peptidase family protein, with the protein MMIQPPPLQAGDTIAIVAPASLSKKEGEVVACVQSLEVKGFKVKLAGNLESQWGSFCGTDAERASGIMEAFQDEDVKAIWCLRGGYGSGRLLDQLDYDLIRQNPKIFIGMSDITALHVALNQKAELITYLGPNANFIFATDEDRSFAEKHAWKVLLGVQETLIFEGGETLVSGKATGELKGGNLALLAAHVGTPWQIETKGKILLLEEVNEFSYRIDRMLCQLKQAGLLDDIAGLILSSWSGCDPQHPQDFNLNQVLKNYFENASYPVLLDFPSGHIENQATLPLGHVVELDADLKTLKIY; encoded by the coding sequence ATGATGATTCAGCCTCCACCGCTTCAAGCGGGGGATACGATTGCAATTGTCGCACCTGCTTCCCTTTCGAAAAAAGAAGGTGAAGTAGTTGCTTGCGTACAGAGTCTTGAAGTGAAGGGGTTCAAAGTCAAGTTAGCAGGCAATCTAGAAAGTCAATGGGGTAGCTTTTGCGGCACCGATGCAGAGCGTGCAAGTGGAATCATGGAAGCCTTTCAAGATGAAGATGTGAAAGCCATTTGGTGCTTAAGAGGAGGGTATGGGTCGGGCCGTTTACTCGATCAGCTTGACTATGATTTGATCCGTCAAAATCCCAAAATTTTTATTGGAATGAGTGATATCACAGCTTTGCATGTCGCGCTGAATCAAAAAGCAGAGCTTATCACCTATTTAGGTCCCAATGCAAATTTCATCTTTGCGACCGATGAGGATCGCTCTTTTGCCGAAAAGCATGCATGGAAAGTCCTTTTAGGAGTTCAAGAAACGCTTATCTTTGAAGGAGGGGAAACACTTGTTTCAGGAAAAGCAACAGGAGAGCTAAAGGGAGGGAATTTAGCGCTTCTTGCAGCACATGTCGGGACACCTTGGCAAATTGAAACGAAGGGTAAGATCTTGCTTCTTGAAGAAGTAAACGAATTTTCTTACAGGATCGATCGGATGCTGTGCCAACTCAAACAAGCGGGACTCCTTGATGACATAGCAGGTCTCATTCTGAGCAGCTGGTCGGGTTGCGACCCACAACATCCCCAAGATTTTAATTTGAATCAGGTTTTAAAAAATTACTTTGAAAATGCCTCCTATCCTGTCTTACTCGATTTCCCAAGTGGTCATATTGAAAATCAAGCAACCCTTCCTTTAGGGCATGTGGTGGAGCTTGACGCAGATCTCAAGACGCTCAAGATTTACTAG
- a CDS encoding WD40 repeat domain-containing protein, with protein sequence MNKILIQPKLFLFSLLCFLGFLTASTYADVKAVKLFNYEGSLKPVTTCMLGGKTKVIAPGPYDKTLRIWDFATGECEGVVGSHEGYVRSVTTCVVDGEIKVIAGYDNTFSSSLNVKESEYVQNTIRIWDLKTGKCEHALRRHISTATAVATFVTDGKPKILSGSGCYGYRAENGYVHNDGDIHTWDMKTGKCEHTLRGHKLSVEAVATCIVDGKTKLVSASIDKTVRIWDAQTGKCEHVLLGHEDWVTSVASFTVGSQVKIVSGSQDGVVRVWNVHSGECEHILQGPELTNCMLAPAVLNGELKLVVGFQSRFTDAESSELLTVWNLETGKCEHSIPMAKRFDSVFTFEQNGKTYIAMGFMDGVIIFL encoded by the coding sequence GTGAATAAAATCCTAATTCAACCCAAACTATTTTTGTTTAGTCTTCTTTGTTTCCTTGGTTTTTTGACAGCCTCAACTTATGCAGATGTTAAGGCTGTAAAGTTATTTAACTATGAAGGTAGTCTCAAACCAGTTACGACTTGTATGTTAGGGGGAAAGACCAAGGTTATAGCACCAGGCCCGTATGATAAAACTCTTAGAATTTGGGACTTTGCAACGGGTGAGTGTGAAGGTGTGGTGGGGAGTCATGAGGGATATGTTCGTTCAGTTACAACTTGTGTTGTAGATGGAGAAATCAAAGTCATAGCTGGGTATGATAATACTTTTTCAAGCTCTTTGAATGTTAAGGAGTCTGAGTATGTGCAGAATACTATTCGTATTTGGGATTTGAAAACAGGCAAGTGTGAACATGCATTGCGGCGTCATATAAGTACTGCTACGGCTGTTGCAACATTTGTTACCGATGGAAAGCCAAAGATCCTGTCAGGATCGGGATGCTATGGATATAGAGCGGAAAATGGATATGTTCATAATGATGGAGATATTCATACGTGGGATATGAAAACCGGCAAATGTGAGCATACACTACGTGGACATAAGCTATCTGTTGAAGCGGTTGCAACCTGTATTGTAGATGGAAAAACAAAACTGGTTTCAGCCTCTATTGACAAGACTGTTCGTATTTGGGATGCACAGACCGGCAAATGTGAGCATGTGCTGCTAGGGCATGAAGATTGGGTTACGTCTGTTGCAAGTTTTACAGTTGGTAGCCAGGTAAAGATTGTGTCAGGCTCTCAGGATGGTGTTGTTCGTGTTTGGAATGTGCATTCAGGTGAGTGTGAGCATATCTTGCAGGGGCCGGAATTGACAAATTGCATGCTAGCACCAGCTGTTTTAAACGGGGAATTAAAATTGGTCGTAGGATTCCAATCAAGATTCACAGATGCTGAAAGTAGTGAATTGTTAACTGTCTGGAACCTAGAAACAGGTAAGTGTGAACATTCGATACCTATGGCTAAAAGGTTTGACTCCGTTTTTACTTTTGAACAGAACGGAAAGACCTATATTGCGATGGGCTTTATGGATGGTGTCATTATATTTTTATAA
- the msrB gene encoding peptide-methionine (R)-S-oxide reductase MsrB — protein sequence MILTEKECKLRLSAEQFKVLRKGGTEPPFKNGYFDNKKPGIYQCAGCALPLFSSNANDDSGTGCLSFWRAICEENVALERSYNPFSSGKKVPCSRCDGHLGDLFNDGPPPSGKRYCINSVSLKFIPNP from the coding sequence TTGATCTTAACTGAAAAGGAGTGCAAGCTACGTTTGAGTGCAGAGCAGTTTAAAGTTTTAAGAAAAGGAGGAACAGAACCTCCTTTTAAAAACGGTTACTTCGATAATAAAAAACCGGGAATCTATCAATGCGCTGGCTGCGCACTTCCTTTATTCAGTTCCAATGCCAATGATGATTCAGGGACAGGATGTCTTAGTTTTTGGAGAGCTATTTGTGAAGAAAATGTCGCCTTAGAAAGGAGTTACAACCCCTTTTCTTCTGGGAAAAAAGTGCCTTGTAGCCGTTGTGATGGCCATCTTGGAGACCTTTTTAACGATGGCCCGCCTCCTTCTGGAAAACGATATTGTATCAACTCAGTTTCCTTAAAATTCATTCCGAATCCATGA
- a CDS encoding GNAT family N-acetyltransferase — protein MNMIIRLAKITELKQIEVLMKSSMKVLGVGHYSSDQINSCCQFVCVPDQQLIEDRTFFVVLTNDGTMIGCGGWSFRSKLYAGPSETPNKAEQLNPVHDPARIRAMFVDPAYSGKGVGSLILSHSEKVAKAKGFTKGALGATLSGFSFYKAKGWDKVSEEEAILPDGTSIQVVQMEKCFS, from the coding sequence ATGAACATGATCATTCGATTAGCTAAAATTACTGAGCTAAAGCAAATAGAAGTATTGATGAAAAGCTCCATGAAAGTTTTAGGGGTAGGTCATTATTCTTCAGACCAAATCAACTCTTGTTGCCAATTTGTCTGTGTTCCTGATCAACAACTGATCGAAGATAGGACTTTCTTTGTTGTGTTAACAAATGATGGAACAATGATTGGCTGCGGAGGCTGGAGTTTTAGAAGTAAGCTTTACGCAGGACCTTCAGAAACTCCTAACAAAGCAGAGCAGCTTAATCCTGTGCATGATCCAGCTCGAATAAGAGCTATGTTCGTCGATCCCGCTTACAGTGGTAAAGGAGTTGGCTCTTTGATTTTAAGCCATTCAGAGAAAGTTGCCAAAGCAAAAGGATTTACTAAGGGGGCTCTTGGTGCCACTTTATCTGGATTCTCGTTTTACAAAGCAAAGGGATGGGATAAAGTATCTGAAGAAGAAGCAATATTGCCAGATGGGACCTCTATTCAGGTTGTCCAAATGGAGAAATGTTTTTCCTAA
- a CDS encoding MFS transporter has translation MSTEIPAQAASRSFFTRFALIWMNLASEPFVALYTLLLFILRKDLSATTLQITVFATLQPVIAVFSFYWSSNLLRQRTKLLSNLMGAWVLGRLPFLCLPFIDNVWFLIFAAGLYQLFERAGIPAMMEILKLNVTKDRREKLYSRVFVLKFIESIILGVFVGKLLDIHPGTWKIFFFIAALLSISSIFIQMRIPLPTNLKPDENTPPITTNRLLQPIKDCIHLMRSRPDFAHFQWGFMIGGFGLMLMKPASILFYVDHLALSHDQVTMARYIWMGIGVVASSFLWRRALNAIPTHRFTAIIIFGFSFFPLFLLLAQWNQFWVNIAFLFYGIAQAGSHLIWTLSGTLFANNEDSSKFTGVNIFMVGLRGLIGPVLGGILCGLIGPVPVLLIGAIICIGGTIYMTLTKSMYEKKRSAQIKLT, from the coding sequence ATGAGCACTGAGATTCCAGCTCAAGCAGCCTCACGCTCCTTTTTTACACGGTTTGCCCTGATTTGGATGAATCTAGCAAGTGAGCCGTTTGTCGCTCTATACACTCTGCTTCTCTTCATCCTACGTAAAGATCTGAGCGCAACGACCCTTCAAATTACTGTCTTTGCAACCCTTCAACCCGTCATTGCAGTCTTTTCCTTTTATTGGAGCTCAAATTTACTGAGGCAAAGGACCAAACTGCTTTCCAATCTTATGGGTGCATGGGTACTTGGTCGACTCCCTTTCCTCTGTCTCCCCTTCATAGACAATGTTTGGTTTTTGATCTTCGCCGCGGGTCTCTATCAACTCTTTGAACGGGCAGGAATTCCTGCCATGATGGAAATACTCAAGTTAAATGTCACAAAAGATAGACGTGAAAAACTCTATTCACGTGTCTTTGTCCTAAAATTCATTGAAAGTATCATCCTAGGCGTTTTTGTTGGAAAACTTTTGGATATCCATCCAGGAACATGGAAAATCTTCTTTTTCATTGCAGCACTTCTTTCGATTTCTAGTATCTTCATTCAAATGCGAATCCCCCTTCCTACAAACCTCAAACCCGATGAAAACACACCCCCCATCACAACCAATCGCCTTCTCCAACCCATCAAAGACTGCATCCATCTCATGCGATCCCGTCCAGACTTTGCCCACTTTCAATGGGGCTTCATGATTGGAGGATTTGGCCTCATGTTGATGAAGCCCGCCTCGATTCTCTTTTATGTCGATCACCTTGCCCTTTCCCATGATCAAGTCACGATGGCCCGCTACATTTGGATGGGAATCGGTGTTGTCGCCTCCTCTTTTCTTTGGAGGCGAGCTCTCAATGCCATTCCCACCCACCGATTCACTGCAATTATTATCTTTGGTTTTAGCTTTTTCCCCCTCTTTCTGCTCTTGGCACAGTGGAATCAATTTTGGGTCAATATTGCCTTCCTCTTTTATGGAATCGCCCAAGCCGGAAGCCATCTCATTTGGACTCTTTCCGGAACCCTCTTTGCCAATAACGAAGACAGCTCCAAGTTCACTGGAGTCAATATTTTTATGGTTGGACTACGCGGCCTGATCGGCCCTGTATTAGGAGGCATTCTTTGTGGCCTGATCGGCCCTGTTCCCGTTCTTCTGATCGGTGCCATCATTTGCATTGGAGGAACAATTTACATGACACTCACAAAATCGATGTATGAAAAGAAAAGAAGCGCTCAAATCAAGCTGACCTAA